CATGCTGACCATGGCAACGGACTAGATTGCTACAAGGTTGGACCAACTCTTGGAGGAGGAACAGCTGCACTCATGTCAGGAGATACTATAATCTACCCATATTGCTACAAAACACAAGAAATTTTGGATAACGGACCACTACGCTTTAGCGTAAAGCTCGTATATAATCCACTAACCGTAAAAGGAGATACCTCTGTTGTAGAAACCCGTATCATCACTCTCGATGCAGGTTCACATCTAAACAAAACAGTTATTTCCTACTCTAATCTAAAAGAGACTACTCCTGTTGCCACAGGTATCGTTCTTCACGAACCTAACGGAGAAGTAAAAGCTGATGCAAAAGACGGTTATATCACTTATGTAGATCCTACTGACAATGCGAACAACAACAATGGAAAGATCTTTGTAGGAGCTGCTTTCCCTGCTAACGTAAAGGAAGCCAAAGCTGTTCTTTTCTCTGCTAAAGAAAGAGCAGAAAGAGGAGGTGCTGATGGGCATGTACTTGCTATTAGCGACTATCAACCAGGAACAGACTATACTTATTATTGGGGAGCAGCTTGGAGTAAAGCTGACATCAAAGATGCTGCCGAGTGGAACAAATATGTTGCGGAATATGCACAAAAAGTACGCAATCCGCTAACAGTCACCCTCAAATAATTGTAAGACAGAAAAATTGCAATAATAACAGCGAAAAGCAAGCCTGCCAAAATTCCTTTTTTAGCTTAGAAAAGAGTTTTTGGCAGGCTTATCTTTTTTATTTCTCTTCGTCCTCGGCTTCTTTATTAATCTTTCGATCCATGCATACGAAACCTGCCCCTTTTACGCTTCTCGCAAAATTAGGGTCAGCCTTAAAGCAAACACGAGTAACCCAAACCTTTTTTACCGTGCATTCTTCCGGGTTTTCCATCCCCTCACTACTAACGCCCGCATAGAAAGTACCTAAACCTTTAATAGTCACATTCTGACCATCCTTAAGCAATGAAGCGATCACATCAGGCAATTGTGTTAATGCAGACAAAGCATCTCCATTTGTCAACGCACTTCTCTCAGCCATCTTATTTGCTATTTTGAGGGAGTTCGCTGCATTTCTCTGCAAAGCTTTAGGAGCAGCATAATATAAAACTTTCTCTTTCTCCCCTGACTTATCAACTTTCTTTCTTACAACATAATTAATTGGCATATTTATCGTTCTTTGTAGAGTTTCCGCATCAAAGCCGTTCGAAGCAAATGTTTCTCCTCTTGTTCTTTCATTAAGATAGTGAGTTTTAGAGATCAACACCCCCATGTCAGTACTACCAACACCCGGGTGTAAGGCATGCTAACACCCGGGTGTCAGCACATTTTAAGCAGAACAAATATAAGAAAAGAAGAAGAGAATAACAAATAGAGAAGCTGTTAAGGAATAGAAGACAACAAAGGTATTCGCAACAAAAATTTAGGGATATGCGAAAAACCGTATATCCCTAAGTATGAAGCCTATTTAGATTTAATACCGCAACCTATAGCCTTGGTGAAATCAGGGCTTACCTTCTTACCGCTCAACAAAGCATCTACCGCATTTGCTAAATAAGGAGTTTTTACCGCAGAAGCATCTTCATAATTGTCATCAATGGCTCCGATATAGCGAACGATGTTTCCTTTTTTAGTTTTCTGCAACAAGAAAACATGCGGAGTACGAGTCGCCCCATAAACGGGATAGACCTTTTGGCCGTCATCAAACAGATATGGGAAAGTAAATCCAGCCTCCTTAGCACGCTTCTGCATCTCTTCAAAACTATCGGCAGGCAGTGCAGCCGGGTCATTAGGGTTGATAGCGATTACGGGATATCCTTTCGCCTTATATTTCTTATCCAAAGCCACAATTCTTTGCTCATAAGCTTTAGCATAAGGGCAATGATTGCAAGTAAACACTACAATGAATCCTTTTGCCGTTGGAAAATCGGCTAAAGAAACCATCTTATTATCCACATTCTTTAATTTAAAGTCAGTAGCTACATCGCCCACTTTATAACCCTGAGCGGAAACACCCGCAACAGCGGCAAAAACAAATGCTATTAAAAGAACACTACGTTTCATTGTTTTAAAAATTTAGTTGTTAATACTTGAAGTTCATCATATGTAAATGATTTCTCGTGAAACTCTCTTTTATCGCCTTTCACAATAAGTGTGGCAGGCAATGCACCGCTCCAAGTAGGATCGACCTTGTTAATCCAACTATTAGCATCTGGGTCGCTTAGCAGAACCACAGAAGATTGCACCTTTCTCTTTTTCATAAAAGGAATAACCTGAGAGTTTATCTTTGATTTGAAGTCCATACTAATAAGGACTACTTTTACTTTTTTAGAAGCATATTCTTTGCCTATTTGATCAAAAAAAGGCAACTCTTTGATGCAAGGGATGCAATAAGTAGCCCAAAAGTTGAATATATAGGTTGTATCATTATCCGCTTTGGGATGCAGCATAGGTTCCAATTGAGAATAATTGTAAACCGGGACTTCTACACCTTCAAATTTAACGACTTGCTGGGCCTTGATACTAACGGGCAAAGTAAGGCATAGCAATACAAAGAGAGGTATTATAGACTGTTTCATGATTATTAGAAGTATTAAGATGATAATATGGCAAACAGATATGCTATTTCTGAGTTTCTGAAAAGCAAAAAGTTGACTACATTAAAATAATAACAATATTTGTTCTCGAAAAAACAGAATCAATAACTTAAAAGAACTTATAATTTTATAATAGAGGGAATAAAAGCATTTCTGCAAAATCAACAATATTTCATACGCGAAGGTCGCGATAAGACAATACAGAGAATAAGGACTTATTTATCAAAAGACTCTGCTGCATCAATGTTTCTTTGTAAGCCTGAATATTTGGCTCTTTTCACCGCACTACCCTTAAAGAGAATACGATATTGCTCTTCGGTGAGTGCATGCCAATCGTTTTTAGTCATCCGCATAAATTCCGGAGTAGGTTGTAACTCAGGTGTGCTACAAGGAGTAGCGCAATTGGTCCAAGGACAAACACGCTGACACTCGTCACAGCCATAGATTCGATTTCCTAACTTAGAGGCATACTGAGATGGAATGTCACCACGGTTTTCAATAGTAAGATAAGAGATACATTTGTTGGCATTAAGTTTATAAGGGGCTTCAAAAGCTTGTGTAGGACAGGCTTGTTGACATCGGGTACAGTTGCCACAACGATTTCTCTGCGGAATATCATAAGCAAGATCTATATCGAGAAACAATTCACCTAAAAAGAACGAAGATCCGGCAAAAGGGATAATCAATTGGGTATTCTTACCGATCCAACCAAGTCCTGCACGCCAAGCCCAATAGCGATCGAGTACAGGTGCGGTATCGCAAAACACACGACCATTAACAGGAGTAATGTGCTCATCAATATAAGCAAAGAGTGTATTCATCTTTGCCCTCATAATGTCATGATAATCTTTACCGTAAGCATACCAAGCAAACTGGTACTGATCATCAGCAAGTTGCTCTTGAGGATAATAATTCAACGCAACAGAAACGATGCTACGAGTGCCTTCCACCAACAAACGAGGATCACAACGTTTCTCTACATTGTTAGCCATATAAGCCATATCTCCATGATGACCGGTAGAAAGCCACTCCCTAAAATGTTTCTCTGCTTCAGGGGTTATAGGTTCCGCAGGAGCTATGCCACAGGCAGAAAAGCCGAGGCGCAAGGCTTCGGCTTTTATCTGATCAGCATATTCTTTTTGAGAACTCATGACATTACACGTTACAATTATAACAGTTTAAATTCGTAACCCTCTTCTAATAGAAATTCAATCGAACGAGGCAAAGCATACTGTATATTATTCCACGATTTCACAGAATCATGAAAAGTAATGATAGAACCATTACGAGCATATCTCATAACGTTAGCTAGTACTTGCGGACCTCGAAGTTTCTTGCTATAATCACGTGTAACCAAATCCCACATCACTATTTTATAACGCTGTTTCAACAAAAAATACTGCATCCAGGTCATGTGACCATGAGGAGGGCGAAAAAGATCTGTATGCATCACTTCATTTGCTTTCTCCACATTGGTCATGTATTTTTTTGCCAAATATTCAAAACCACGGATATGATTAAAAGTATGGTTTCCCACACGATGCCCTCGTTCTACTACCATTTGGAACTCTTCAGGGTGTTTACGTATGTTATCACCCACCATGAAGAAAGTTGCTTTAATATTATATTTATCTAAAAGGTCGAGCACCCAGGGGGTTACTTCAGGAATGGGTCCGTCATCAAAGGTTAGATACACAGCCTTTTCTGCCGGATCCATTCGCCATAAAGCAGTTGGGTATAGAGCCCGAAAAAATTGCGGTGGTTGCTCTATAAACATTTTATTTACTTTTCATTCGTGCCACGTACATGCTGAACAGTTCATTAAGTTTGT
This is a stretch of genomic DNA from uncultured Bacteroides sp.. It encodes these proteins:
- the queG gene encoding tRNA epoxyqueuosine(34) reductase QueG yields the protein MSSQKEYADQIKAEALRLGFSACGIAPAEPITPEAEKHFREWLSTGHHGDMAYMANNVEKRCDPRLLVEGTRSIVSVALNYYPQEQLADDQYQFAWYAYGKDYHDIMRAKMNTLFAYIDEHITPVNGRVFCDTAPVLDRYWAWRAGLGWIGKNTQLIIPFAGSSFFLGELFLDIDLAYDIPQRNRCGNCTRCQQACPTQAFEAPYKLNANKCISYLTIENRGDIPSQYASKLGNRIYGCDECQRVCPWTNCATPCSTPELQPTPEFMRMTKNDWHALTEEQYRILFKGSAVKRAKYSGLQRNIDAAESFDK
- a CDS encoding DUF4861 domain-containing protein, whose product is MKKFFYLFLATLFITSCAENKTVTITVTNPTSLDRNNEMVEVEMSEIDAKLKLADTAQIIVLNAAEQQVPYQITHNEKLIFQANVQAKGTALYTIRTGTPNVFSVKACGKYYPKRVDDVAWENDLIAFRTYGPALQASGEKAYGYDVWVKRGTTDPVVEARYAMELNPKTEAKIDSLNKVNPKAAKALRAATTYHADHGNGLDCYKVGPTLGGGTAALMSGDTIIYPYCYKTQEILDNGPLRFSVKLVYNPLTVKGDTSVVETRIITLDAGSHLNKTVISYSNLKETTPVATGIVLHEPNGEVKADAKDGYITYVDPTDNANNNNGKIFVGAAFPANVKEAKAVLFSAKERAERGGADGHVLAISDYQPGTDYTYYWGAAWSKADIKDAAEWNKYVAEYAQKVRNPLTVTLK
- a CDS encoding HU family DNA-binding protein, whose product is MPINYVVRKKVDKSGEKEKVLYYAAPKALQRNAANSLKIANKMAERSALTNGDALSALTQLPDVIASLLKDGQNVTIKGLGTFYAGVSSEGMENPEECTVKKVWVTRVCFKADPNFARSVKGAGFVCMDRKINKEAEDEEK
- a CDS encoding thioredoxin family protein, with product MKRSVLLIAFVFAAVAGVSAQGYKVGDVATDFKLKNVDNKMVSLADFPTAKGFIVVFTCNHCPYAKAYEQRIVALDKKYKAKGYPVIAINPNDPAALPADSFEEMQKRAKEAGFTFPYLFDDGQKVYPVYGATRTPHVFLLQKTKKGNIVRYIGAIDDNYEDASAVKTPYLANAVDALLSGKKVSPDFTKAIGCGIKSK
- a CDS encoding polysaccharide deacetylase family protein translates to MFIEQPPQFFRALYPTALWRMDPAEKAVYLTFDDGPIPEVTPWVLDLLDKYNIKATFFMVGDNIRKHPEEFQMVVERGHRVGNHTFNHIRGFEYLAKKYMTNVEKANEVMHTDLFRPPHGHMTWMQYFLLKQRYKIVMWDLVTRDYSKKLRGPQVLANVMRYARNGSIITFHDSVKSWNNIQYALPRSIEFLLEEGYEFKLL
- a CDS encoding TlpA disulfide reductase family protein yields the protein MKQSIIPLFVLLCLTLPVSIKAQQVVKFEGVEVPVYNYSQLEPMLHPKADNDTTYIFNFWATYCIPCIKELPFFDQIGKEYASKKVKVVLISMDFKSKINSQVIPFMKKRKVQSSVVLLSDPDANSWINKVDPTWSGALPATLIVKGDKREFHEKSFTYDELQVLTTKFLKQ